From Solea senegalensis isolate Sse05_10M linkage group LG16, IFAPA_SoseM_1, whole genome shotgun sequence:
ACTCTTCTACAGCTATCGGCGTGTGGCCCTAAAAATAGTTCTTTCAAATATTGATTCAGTGACtcgtgtttttgttgtgtcaaGAGTCAAAATGCTCCTCATTTCCACTGTGCTGTCCTGTATTTATTCAGGCTGCAGGCGTTGTTTTGTTCTAACTGCCACATAACGTGGCTGGTGGGTGTGGTTTGCACATTCATGAGGTGTCTAATAATCACTCAGACGGGCAATCGTCACACTTGTAAATACAGTGCTAATGTGGGAGGAAAATGATCTGGTTTTCTTATCTGTGTTCCTTCACGGGAGAAAACGGGACTAAAGCTACCGTGTGTGTGGTTGTTCTGACGACGTCCCCTCTGTGTCTTGCAGCTTGCACAATCCTATGACATGGAGTTCTTTGAAACCAGTGCttcaaacaacagcaacattcgCGAGGTAGTCCTAAATGTTCTTAAGTTATGAGGAACTCCCTGTGagcatttttgtgtgtctttgtattcATTGTTCTTCTTCCGTCCTCCATCAGGCATTCACTCGTGTGACAGAACTGGTGCTGCAGGCTCACAACAGAGACGCGGACAACTTGTTGTCGTCGCTGGACGATTATttagaaaaggaagagaagggGAGTAAAGACGCTGTCAACAGCTGCGCCTGTTAGGAAGCCAGCCGCTCCGTGGAGGCTGATACCTACAGACGTTCACCGTGATCTGACTCTGGCACTCTGGAggtttcatcatttcattgaTGGTGGTAAATGCAGTTACCAGTGGCTACCAGCAGAGGGCCACTTTTGTTGCCTGATCACTTCACCTGTTACCAGTTGAGGCAGGGACGGTTATTGCTCTGGCCCTTTTTAGCATTATttatcagaaaacacacactctccccaGTGTTTCTCAGTGAAACGCAGTTTTGCACAGTCTTTCTTGTCGCTTTCAATTTGATCTGCCTTCTCTCTATATCAACAAAttcacatatgtatatactgtatatatatatatacatatatatgtgtgtatatatatgtatatatatatacatatatatatataaatatatggtGATTTTATAATATTCACGTTCAGTGACAGTTTTTATGCGTGTTAATTTTGTTATCTCGAATGATTATTCTATGAATGGGACTGGCACCACCTACTGAATGCTCCGCTGTGAAGCACCTGCTGCTTAATGTAATGTTTCCCGGGTCTGCTGCGGTGCTACAGCCACTGTCATTTAACGGTCATTGTATGAATTCTGGGGAAGTTGTGTTCAAGTTTTGTATTAAAACGTTGTGACTTGGGCGTCGGAACTCTGCTGAGTCACTTGATTTGGACCGAGAGTGAAGACAGTGCGCACCAAACAGCggcttcattcatttttaatctccTGCTCTGAATGGCGGGTGAACACGTTTTAAGTTATTGATGACTGAGACACCTGATATGTcctgaaatattaataataatgataataaagccAAATGAAGACTGTATAACGCGTGTTATCTGAACACGTCCGGTCCGAGTACACACATTCATGCTTGTGGTGAGAGGATTCAGTtgattaaagacatttttaatcatcCCATTTCATGAATACTGACTCTGTTCTAACCCGCTGTAAAAAATGCAAGAAACTCCATGTGCTTATTGTGATTTATAACAAACATGAACGTGAATTTATCTGAAAACTCATGAAGAGTGTTGTGTGTCAAGTGCCGATCAGTTTCCTCCAGGGCAATTTGACACCTGAGTCACCTGAGTGACCCAGTGGCTGGatactgtctcacacacacacacacacacacacacactgagatccCAGTCTGCCACCACCAGTGTGGAGTTCACAGGAGACGAGGATGACGTTCATCGCCAAGACCTTCTACGACCTGAAGGCCACCAGGCTGGAGGGCGACGTGGTGGACTTCAACGTGTTCCGGGGACGCGTGGTCCTCATCGAGAACGTGGCGTCTCTCTGAGGCACCACCACCCGGGACTTCAGCGAGCTCAACCAGCTGCAGAGCAAGTACCCACATCGCCTTGTGGTCCTGGGTTTCCCCTGTAACCAGTTTGGATTTCAGGTCAGTGGAGCAGCCGAGGCATGTAGCTACATATGCAAttcttaaatgtattgtttatcTATCTACAGTATTTCCTTTTCCCTTTTATAGTGCATGTGGGAGGCAAAGCAGATGTTCAAGACACATTGAAATCCATTGTTTGAACAGGATCTGGAGAGTTGACACTCCCCATATCCTGTGTagactggattaaaaaaaaacatcctccaCTATTTGCTCTACACAGACATTATGCTCCAAGCAATTTGTTTACTTGACACCAATATAACTCTGATTTCAACTTCATAACCGGCTCCAAAATTGACTTTGTGAGCTGGAAGCAGGAGGCCGTTGAAATGAGAAtgaaacacttgtgttttccaGGAGAACTGCTCCAACGGCGAGATCCTGAGTTCACTGCAGCACGTGCGTCCCGGCGGCGGCTTCAAGCCCAACTTCACCGTCTTCGAGAAGTGCGACGTCAAcggggcaaacacacacccggTCTTCGCCTATCTGAAAGACAAGCTCCCCTATCCGGATGACGACCCCAACTCCCTCATGCTGGACCCCAAATTCCTGGTCTGGAGCCCCGTCTGCCGCACGGACGTGTCTTGGAACTTTGAGAAGTTTGTCATCGGTCCAGAGGGCGAGCCGTTCAAAAGATACAGCAAGAAGTTCCCCACCGTTGACATTGAGCCTGACATTCAAAGACTGTTAAGATTAACTAAGACCTAGTTTCTTAGTAGATTATCAATCATGAAAGTCAGGTGCTGAGACGCCGTCCTCCACACTTTTAAGTCTTATTAAATGAGGGTgatattcttaaaaaaaacactgagggaaTATTATCTGAGGCCTTGTAAGTGCTTAACAGTAGTGGATGCATGGATGTGTCATATTTTGTGGAAACATGATtatcagtgaaagtgaaagagcAGTATTTCCTGTAGCATGCTTTGGTTCCTTGTCCTATTCTGTGGCCTGTCCAGCAGATGGTGCTACTGATCTGATtacacattcaaacaaatgtgttactatgcatttaaaacattaaaaaaaaaaacacctttccCATGAGTGCATCTTTATTTGGttacacactgacagacaaatGTTTTGTACTCTTgctcttgttcttgttctgcttctgtttttgtttgcaagATCTGCAGATGAGTGGAGGATTTTCTGCACATCAGTTGCtggtagtgatgatgatgatgatggtgacgatGATGTCAGAGCCACGGGCTTCACAGACCAGGGAGGCAGGGACTGACTGCACTAACGTCTCTGGCAAGTTGCCCCCGGGGCACATTTGTTACACCGGTGACACGTGGTGACTACGGCAGTTGTAGTCTGACTCATTATCTTAGCATGCCAAAGAGAAATATCTGTGGTGTCGTGTCACATAGTGGCATTCCTAATTCCAACTGGTCAGTGATGAATGTAGTCCATGCAGGGAGGAAATAATGGAGGAGGAATATCTGgtgcctctcctcctccacccccacAGCACTGCCAGGTATCACCAAAGATCCTTTATTTGTGTGATGGAGCACTCTGTTCGAGTCATTAAACACTATAGAAATGGATAAAACGAACAATAAGAGGATTCCAAATAGTTGTATTTGGTTGGCTATGTCTGCAAAAGACAAGACAATGTGATATAAAGGTGCAATATGTAAAATTTAGGTGCaatttttaaagacaaaactcATTTTTTTTCCGTTGCCCCCTGAATGAGGCGTTTGTGTTTATTCGAATCCAccctttatttaaattgttgcaCAAAGTGATTGTTCATTTTAtcctcatacatttttaaaatgtaccatgtatcttttgttgggtttttatgacacacaacacttattatgacctttttgcatgctgcacctggcaaataatccgtattacaaaaacaattaaacaagtatttacaaaacataaaaactaaTCTAAACTAGCAAACCTAGGGAAGAATATTaaatgcaattattattattacatttttttattacataaaaaagaaaagggtctGAGAAAAAGTCTATAATGCTGAGAAAAATCTAGAATgctgagaaaaagtcagaattctgagattaaagtcagaattcggACTTTTTTTGGGCacattcatgctgtttttttcttgctttctttcattttttgaatACTCTTCCGTACAAACCATCTTAAAACCAATTAAAACTAattagttttaaaaacaaatagtcaACACTAAGTAAAagctaaaactaatgaaaaatcttAATCTATTATAACCATGGTCCCTGCttgttttcaccttttttaaAGGCGGAGTGAGAGCTCTTGGTCgaccccccccccgcccccctcctgCGTGCGGCCACAGGTGAGCACTGTTGCCACGGTAACgtttgcttttttccccctgtggcTTTCTCGCGAGACTCTGGGATAAGTGAGAGAGGGGAGGCTGCCTGGATGATCTCATCCCTCCAGCAGCTGCATAGCGCAGCGAGGCGAACCAGTAACTTTGTATCAAACTTCCAAGTTGCCTTTCACAGGGGAAGAAGACACCGGAGCAAATTTCCCCGGTTCGGAGCCGAAAGCGAGTGCGTTTTCCCGCCGTTGACGCCGCAGCGAAGGTGAGCATGAGTGGTGCGCAGTTTGTGTCTCGGACCTTGTTAACGTGgtgaaacaaaaagaggaaaaaaaaaaaaaaccccgctcCGTATTGTGTGACATCCAGAAAGCTTGAGGCggacaggaggaggaaaggtGAGTCGGGACTGTGGTGGTTctcatgttattttgtgacacacacacacacacacacgtacagcatGTGTCTGTGAGGACAAAGCACATCTTTGTGATGTGAGAAGGTGCAGTGTGAAGCCAGTGCgcagtgccagtgtgtgtgtgtgtgtgtgtaagcagcaTTTGTACCCGACTATCACCAGTGTTGTCAAACATACATGTTTGTGCTGCGTCGCTGGTTCAGCGCATGTCAAGGACA
This genomic window contains:
- the gpx2 gene encoding glutathione peroxidase 2, whose amino-acid sequence is MTFIAKTFYDLKATRLEGDVVDFNVFRGRVVLIENVASLUGTTTRDFSELNQLQSKYPHRLVVLGFPCNQFGFQENCSNGEILSSLQHVRPGGGFKPNFTVFEKCDVNGANTHPVFAYLKDKLPYPDDDPNSLMLDPKFLVWSPVCRTDVSWNFEKFVIGPEGEPFKRYSKKFPTVDIEPDIQRLLRLTKT